A stretch of DNA from Besnoitia besnoiti strain Bb-Ger1 chromosome II, whole genome shotgun sequence:
TGTGAATTGAAGCTTTGTAGAAAAATCGTGTCTTCTCTGAGAGACTGAACGAGAAACCTACACgatcgcgcatgcgctggcaCGGTGTGTCAACCCCAATAGCGAACTGCCGTGCTCATGCGGTGTGGGACGCGGGGTAGCGGACCGCTGGTACACCGAGTGCACATGGCGGGTACGACAAATTTTGCGACTACTAACACGTGTTCAACTCTGTGCTGGAACTGTCTGATTCGCGGATATTTGGGTCTTCCAGACTGGTGAACATTTGCGTGTACGTGCAGTCGGGTGCAGGTTGACTCGCTTCCTGACTGTGAGTGAATGGCGTTCACCTTGGAGTCGACGTTCTATAAGCACATGGCGTCGCATTTTCCTAACAATGAAGCAGGTGTATCTTTGTCAGAGGCTGAGGTTTCTAATTGGTGTATTTTTGGTCGTGTGTATTCTTTCGGGAACAAACGTATTTTCCGCTGACGGCGCGGTGCCTAGCCTTCCGCAGAATGTCCTCGACAACAAATGCGAGCCTCAGGCTGTTAGCAAAGACGCGCGTAAAGTGCTGACGCTGACGAAGGATCTGGATACCATCAGCTTCAGTTGTGGATCCAACACAAACGCGAAGCTTTCTCCAGATGCAACTTCTGGGAAGTTCTACGCGACGGAACAATGCTCCACGGATAAGCAGAAGACGTTGAAAGACATTTGGGGCAACCACGCTGTACTAACCGCGCAACCAGAGGTCGCATCACAACCGAAAGTGTACCAGCTGACCATTCCTAAGCAGGAGCGGAAGGCAGACGTCCTTTACTACAGCTGCAGTATCGATGAAAAAGCTAGAGAAGCAAAACTGGACGATGCCATGAATGATGAAGAGCAGATGCAAGGAGCGACAGAAACGCAGAAATGCACAGTCATCATCAATGTTACTTCAACAGTTCTGGaccctctttctcctccagcagcgcagGAGAACGAGAATGGGTACCACGAAGATGGGGCTGGCGCCGGGGCAGCTCCCGCAGGTACCTGCGACCCTGGTAACCCCGAGACACAACAACTCCATCTGACACTCGAGCCTGGCCAGACCAGTGTTAAGTTCAATTGCGGGTCGAGCGGAGATGTATCGCTCACCCCTAGCGTCGCAGAAAAGAAGTTCTGCGTGGACGCAAGTTGCGAGCAAAGAGACTCCCTCTCGGCTCTGGGCGAAGGTGCGGCTCTAATTGAATCGAAAGAGACAGGGAAGTCTGTTTACACTCTAACCGTCCCGTCGAAGCCGGAGAAGGATCA
This window harbors:
- a CDS encoding hypothetical protein (encoded by transcript BESB_033790) yields the protein MKQVYLCQRLRFLIGVFLVVCILSGTNVFSADGAVPSLPQNVLDNKCEPQAVSKDARKVLTLTKDLDTISFSCGSNTNAKLSPDATSGKFYATEQCSTDKQKTLKDIWGNHAVLTAQPEVASQPKVYQLTIPKQERKADVLYYSCSIDEKAREAKLDDAMNDEEQMQGATETQKCTVIINVTSTVLDPLSPPAAQENENGYHEDGAGAGAAPAGTCDPGNPETQQLHLTLEPGQTSVKFNCGSSGDVSLTPSVAEKKFCVDASCEQRDSLSALGEGAALIESKETGKSVYTLTVPSKPEKDQDVNYTCNIAGAVEADGPKMASGTKEDKICSVKISVRAEGNSPTSASLVNAASCSAVGQALFGLLFALT